Proteins from one Zavarzinia compransoris genomic window:
- a CDS encoding cupin domain-containing protein — MNSTERLPGLVRLGLCAGPAETGRPARITDGAPVTSLWNEYGDNSGRLFSGIWSSTAGSWQVDYTEEEVCVILEGRIRLTAADGIAEDFGPGDSFVIPSGFRGTWTTLEPVRKLYVIYEPPAA, encoded by the coding sequence GTGAACAGCACTGAACGCCTGCCGGGGCTGGTCCGCCTCGGCCTCTGCGCCGGGCCGGCGGAAACCGGACGGCCGGCACGCATCACCGACGGCGCGCCCGTCACCAGCCTGTGGAACGAATACGGCGACAACAGCGGCCGGCTCTTTTCCGGCATCTGGTCGTCGACCGCCGGCAGCTGGCAGGTCGATTATACCGAAGAGGAAGTCTGCGTCATTCTCGAGGGCCGCATCCGCCTGACCGCGGCGGACGGCATCGCCGAGGATTTCGGCCCCGGCGACAGTTTCGTCATCCCCAGCGGCTTTCGCGGCACCTGGACGACGCTGGAGCCGGTGCGGAAACTCTACGTCATCTACGAGCCGCCGGCCGCCTGA
- the rpoZ gene encoding DNA-directed RNA polymerase subunit omega: MARVTVEDCVLKVPNRFELVLLAGHRARAISAGAPLSVARDNDKNPVVALREIADETVAIRGLRDSLIGTLQHHVERDEPVEDDMPRLMAGQDAAMEGIAVDAYADTMSDLAAELDAALGGDDDDE, encoded by the coding sequence ATGGCTCGCGTTACCGTCGAAGACTGTGTGCTCAAGGTTCCGAACCGGTTCGAACTGGTTCTGCTGGCGGGGCATCGTGCCCGTGCCATTTCCGCCGGGGCGCCGCTTTCCGTCGCACGCGACAACGACAAGAACCCGGTCGTCGCGCTGCGCGAGATCGCCGACGAGACGGTGGCGATCCGCGGGCTCCGCGACAGCCTGATCGGCACGCTGCAGCACCATGTCGAGCGCGACGAGCCGGTCGAGGACGACATGCCCCGCCTGATGGCCGGCCAGGACGCCGCCATGGAGGGGATCGCCGTCGATGCCTATGCCGACACGATGTCGGATCTCGCGGCGGAACTCGACGCGGCGCTCGGTGGCGACGACGACGACGAATAA
- a CDS encoding NYN domain-containing protein — MTFYANERIALFIDGANLFSAARNLGFDIDYRRLLGEFGKRGRLLRAYYYTALLEGEEYSPIRPLVDWLDYNSYTVITKPAKEFTDSQGRRRIKGGMDIELACDMLDLSPRLDHAVLFSGDGGFRRLVEAVQARGVRVTVVSTVRSSPPMIADELRRQADSFLDLTDLAPLIMRDPAIREQNQRERNQVIEDDTGNALPPGVLGRR, encoded by the coding sequence ATGACATTTTACGCGAACGAGCGCATTGCGCTCTTCATCGACGGGGCCAATCTTTTCTCTGCCGCACGCAACCTCGGTTTCGATATCGATTACCGGCGGCTGCTTGGCGAATTCGGCAAGCGGGGCCGCCTGCTGCGGGCCTATTACTACACGGCCCTGCTCGAGGGCGAGGAATATTCGCCGATCCGGCCCCTGGTCGACTGGCTGGATTACAACAGCTATACGGTGATCACCAAGCCGGCCAAGGAATTCACCGACTCCCAGGGCCGGCGCCGCATCAAGGGCGGCATGGACATCGAGCTCGCCTGCGACATGCTGGATCTCAGCCCGCGCCTCGACCATGCCGTGCTGTTCTCGGGCGACGGCGGCTTCCGCCGGCTGGTCGAAGCGGTGCAGGCCCGGGGCGTGCGCGTCACCGTGGTCTCGACCGTGCGCTCCAGCCCGCCCATGATCGCCGACGAATTGCGCCGCCAGGCCGACAGTTTCCTCGACCTGACCGACCTCGCCCCCCTGATCATGCGCGATCCGGCGATCCGCGAGCAGAACCAGCGCGAACGCAACCAGGTGATCGAGGACGACACCGGCAACGCCCTGCCGCCGGGCGTGCTGGGCCGCCGCTAA
- the folK gene encoding 2-amino-4-hydroxy-6-hydroxymethyldihydropteridine diphosphokinase, with the protein MLLIGIGANLPDREGRMPRHSVTAAIERLRTASSWSVDAVSRLWETAPVPISDQPWYVNAVVAAKTTLGVGEILNSLHDIENDFGRTRNRRWEARILDLDLLAHGPLVCGRDQLREPVVPHPRLAERAFVLLPLAEVAPGWRHPATGETVEAMIARLDPGQICRPLEA; encoded by the coding sequence ATGCTTCTGATCGGTATCGGCGCCAACCTGCCCGACAGGGAGGGACGCATGCCGCGCCATTCCGTAACGGCGGCGATCGAAAGGCTGCGGACCGCCTCCTCCTGGTCCGTTGACGCCGTTTCCCGGCTTTGGGAGACCGCGCCCGTCCCGATCTCCGATCAACCCTGGTATGTTAATGCGGTGGTTGCCGCAAAGACAACCCTCGGTGTGGGTGAGATCCTGAATTCCTTGCACGACATCGAAAACGACTTCGGCCGCACCCGCAACCGCCGCTGGGAGGCGCGGATCCTGGATCTCGACCTTCTGGCCCACGGCCCCCTGGTGTGCGGCCGGGACCAGTTGCGCGAGCCGGTCGTGCCGCATCCAAGGCTGGCGGAGCGGGCCTTCGTGCTGCTGCCGCTGGCCGAGGTGGCGCCCGGCTGGCGCCACCCGGCCACCGGCGAGACGGTGGAGGCGATGATCGCCCGTCTCGATCCCGGCCAGATCTGCCGCCCGCTCGAGGCTTGA